In Cicer arietinum cultivar CDC Frontier isolate Library 1 chromosome 1, Cicar.CDCFrontier_v2.0, whole genome shotgun sequence, one DNA window encodes the following:
- the LOC101507761 gene encoding SKP1-like protein 14: MAEEILSKMSSLSISKTEPDASSSSSMISLMTADGVIFEIEPLIAKEMKTVQSFIDETSDSTSTIPLPNIYSDQLPLIIEYCRKQISEKITKEFKAEFVKDLNNEEVKDLFLAANYLNMDHLFDYLSQVIADRIANRSVEYVRKYFGVESDFTPEEEATIRKERAWAFTGVIEDDDD, encoded by the coding sequence ATGGCAGAAGAAATATTATCAAAGATGAGTTCACTCTCAATCTCTAAAACTGAACCAGACGCGTCATCGTCGTCTTCAATGATCTCGCTTATGACAGCTGACGGCGTCATTTTCGAAATAGAACCTCTCATTGCAAAAGAGATGAAAACCGTTCAATCTTTCATCGACGAAACATCGGACTCAACTTCAACCATTCCTCTTCCCAACATCTACAGCGATCAGCTTCCTTTGATAATCGAGTATTGCAGAAAGCAAATATCCGAGAAGATTACCAAAGAATTCAAAGCCGAGTTCGTGAAAGATTTGAACAACGAAGAGGTGAAAGATCTTTTCCTTGCTGCAAATTACTTGAACATGGATCATCTTTTCGATTATTTGAGTCAGGTAATTGCGGATCGAATTGCGAATAGAAGTGTGGAGTATGTGCGGAAATATTTTGGAGTTGAAAGTGATTTTACGCCGGAAGAAGAGGCTACGATTCGTAAAGAGCGTGCTTGGGCATTTACGGGAGTCATTGAAGATGACGATGATTGA